One window of Actinomycetota bacterium genomic DNA carries:
- a CDS encoding (2Fe-2S)-binding protein, with product MRRIACTVNGVRREAEVEPRLLLVYFLRENLGLTGTNVGCDTSSCGACTVMMDGKSVKSCTVLAVQADGSEITTIEALASNGQLHPLQESFRRNHGLQCGFCTPGMIMAGLGLIESGAGMEEEEVRLGLEGNLCRCTGYQNIVKAIQEAAGEMRQAAPAGAQGGSE from the coding sequence TTGAGGCGCATCGCTTGCACCGTAAACGGCGTCCGGCGCGAGGCTGAGGTCGAGCCTCGCCTGCTGCTGGTCTACTTCCTCCGGGAGAACCTCGGCCTCACCGGGACCAACGTCGGCTGCGACACCTCCTCGTGCGGTGCCTGCACCGTCATGATGGACGGCAAGTCGGTCAAGTCCTGCACCGTCCTGGCCGTCCAGGCCGACGGCTCCGAGATCACCACCATCGAGGCCCTGGCCAGCAACGGCCAGCTCCACCCCCTGCAGGAGTCCTTCCGCCGGAACCACGGCCTCCAGTGCGGCTTCTGCACCCCGGGCATGATCATGGCCGGCCTGGGGCTGATCGAGAGCGGCGCCGGCATGGAAGAGGAGGAGGTCCGCCTCGGCCTCGAGGGCAACCTGTGCCGCTGCACCGGCTACCAGAACATCGTCAAGGCCATCCAGGAGGCGGCCGGCGAGATGCGCCAGGCCGCCCCCGCCGGCGCCCAGGGAGGGTCCGAATGA
- a CDS encoding XdhC family protein, translated as MRDVLDAIEGWKAEGHRVALATVTKVKGSAPRPPGAKMAVSDDGRWVGSVSGGCVEGAVLEEAGRVLAGEPARLVTFGITDEMVWDVGLACGGIIDVFVEPLP; from the coding sequence ATGCGCGACGTGCTCGACGCGATCGAGGGATGGAAGGCCGAGGGCCATCGGGTCGCGCTGGCCACCGTGACCAAGGTCAAGGGGTCGGCGCCGCGGCCGCCGGGCGCCAAGATGGCGGTCAGCGACGACGGCCGCTGGGTGGGCAGCGTCTCCGGCGGCTGCGTCGAAGGGGCCGTGCTCGAGGAGGCCGGCCGGGTGCTGGCCGGCGAGCCGGCCCGGCTGGTCACCTTCGGCATCACCGACGAGATGGTCTGGGACGTGGGCCTGGCCTGCGGCGGGATCATCGACGTGTTCGTCGAGCCCCTCCCCTGA